The genomic interval TGACGCCGTGAGACAGGGCCGGGTGATCGGTAAGCGTGAGCAGCCTGTCCGGGAGGCCGTCCCGCCCAGCCTGACGCGGTCTCGGCCGATGGAAAAGCTTGTCGCCGCCTTCGTTGCGGCCGGGCTTGCCGGGCCGGCCTGCGCCCTGGCCGCCGCGCCAGCACAGTCTCCTCCAGCCCGCGCAGAAGCGCCGACAGCCGCCCCGCCGCTCGACGCCAGCCGCCTGGCCGACCGCGCGACACCGGACGCCATGGCGCTGCAGCCGATCATCCTTGCCCAGCAGAGCGGCTTCTCCGTCACCGATATCTCCGGACCGCCAGACGAGCCGCTGCCCCTCGAGATCAGCCTGCCGCCCGAGGACGGCGACCTGTTCCGCGTCATTATGGTTCGCGGCCTGCCGGACGACTTCAAGCTGACCGCAGGTGTCTCGCTGGATGACGCATGGGCGTTGTCGCCCGCCGAGATCTCGAGCGTCGCACTGGTCGCACCGCCGGACTACAACGGTGAATTTTCAATGGAGGTGCTGTTCATCCGCGGCAACGGGGATGCGCGCGAGCAGGAGATCGTGAATGTACGCATCGGCCCTGAGCCGAAGCGCGAGGTCCCAACCAGTGCGACCAATGGGACAGACCAGCCGCAGGCGAAGGAATCATCCCTGTCACCGGAAATGCAGAAGTCGATGTTCGACCGCGCCGAAGCGATGATGGCGGGCGGCGACATCGCGGGTGCGCGGCTGATCCTGCGCTATCTGGCCGACCAGGGCGTCGCTGGGGCGGCCTACGCGATGGGCCAGAGCTTCGACCCCGGCTTCCTGCAGGATATCTACGTGCGTGGCGGGGACCCCTCGAATGTCGAGAAGGCCCGGGAATGGTATCGCCGGGCAGCGGAAATGGGCAACGCGGACGCGCGCTCGCGGCTGACGGCGCTGGAATAGCGGCAAGCCCGCCACGCCCGCCCGCGCGGCCGGTGCGGTGCGTTGACATTAACCGGCCTGCCACGTATGTCTCCAATGAATTGAAAGCCGGCTGCCTTGGCGCGGCCGAATGTTTTATGGGAAAAGCCATGAAAGTCAAAAACTCGATCAAATCGCTGCGCAAGCGCCACCGGGACAACCGCCTCGTCCGGCGCAAGGGCCGCATCTACATCATTAACAAGACGAATCCGCGCTGCAAGGCACGCCAGGGCTGAAGGTGCGCCGGCGCCCGCCGTGTGGGCATTTTGACCGCGCGCTTTTCGGTGTTACCCTACGCTCATGAGTAAACCCCGGTCGCGTCACTGCTTGCTATCTGCAGTCGCGGCGCTCGCCATGGTGTGCGCCCCGACGCTCGCCCGTGCGCAACCCGATAATCCAGGCCCGTCACTGCCTCCCGGCGCCGAGGACGGCGTCATCGACCCGGACTCGATTGCGCCGGACCGTGACGCCTTGCTCGACACGCTTTACCAGCGCCTGCAACAGGCCGAGTCGCCCGAACGCGCCAAGGCCGTGGCCCAGAGCATCGAGCG from Dichotomicrobium thermohalophilum carries:
- a CDS encoding sel1 repeat family protein, with amino-acid sequence MRQGRVIGKREQPVREAVPPSLTRSRPMEKLVAAFVAAGLAGPACALAAAPAQSPPARAEAPTAAPPLDASRLADRATPDAMALQPIILAQQSGFSVTDISGPPDEPLPLEISLPPEDGDLFRVIMVRGLPDDFKLTAGVSLDDAWALSPAEISSVALVAPPDYNGEFSMEVLFIRGNGDAREQEIVNVRIGPEPKREVPTSATNGTDQPQAKESSLSPEMQKSMFDRAEAMMAGGDIAGARLILRYLADQGVAGAAYAMGQSFDPGFLQDIYVRGGDPSNVEKAREWYRRAAEMGNADARSRLTALE
- the ykgO gene encoding type B 50S ribosomal protein L36, whose product is MKVKNSIKSLRKRHRDNRLVRRKGRIYIINKTNPRCKARQG